A window from Salvia miltiorrhiza cultivar Shanhuang (shh) chromosome 2, IMPLAD_Smil_shh, whole genome shotgun sequence encodes these proteins:
- the LOC131013186 gene encoding ankyrin repeat-containing protein At5g02620-like, translating to MKRVVRGRSGRERYGPKWQNMESSSSEDEDVLIIHSPQTNVADNQPKTHLPKEMNKGACASLSHGHETMYRATLEGDCVAAEMLLEGLPSLCIDEITEEGDKALHVAAAMKHKQLVRKLVEIMSPTDLELLDGHGYTACCYAAVSGLVDIADLMIRKNPTLASARDRENKTPLYKAALRGNAKMVSYFLKSAQVEDLSIQEWFDLLLVTIRREMYDVALEILGSKERVATMRNDEGTALHLLARQRFFLNRKQRNNGAMRQDMQILAKKLWEYIQKLGNASAVELMKNPPILHDAAQLGNVELITMLTQTYPHLIWHTDANGYTIFHIAVKCRHEMLFDLINEIGVRKDSIAMSQDENGDNILHLATESAPTDRRLGAMPGFEMLMEMLWFERVKAAVPPSSLEMRNKDGHTPRELFSKRHHSLLNKSKTWIKNTADSCMLISTLIFTVAFASAFSVPGGYDQETGIPVLVKTKWFSSFVIFEALAMLSSACSIIFFLRIMMSSFEEVDFMHLVPNVFAVALIALSFSVFGAVSAFMSAYFLVYVEEKGALVKSVIIFVYVVLVSLVFLQNIFFVVRLPKRMFMKPTRHALFKPSVGQNRRRFN from the exons ATGAAGAGAGTAGTAAGAGGAAGGAGTGGGAGGGAAAGGTATGGCCCAAAATGGCAGAATATGGAATCAAGTAGCTCGGAAGATGAGGATGTTCTTATCATTCATTCACCTCAAACAAACGTCGCAGATAATCAACCTAAAACTCATCTTCCCAAAG AAATGAATAAAGGGGCATGTGCTTCACTTTCACATGGGCATGAAACAATGTATAGAGCCACACTAGAAGGTGATTGTGTAGCTGCTGAAATGCTTTTGGAGGGACTTCCAAGTTTATGTATTGACGAGATAACAGAAGAAGGAGATAAAGCTCTTCACGTAGCAGCTGCCATGAAACACAAACAACTCGTGCGAAAATTAGTCGAAATAATGAGTCCTACTGACTTAGAATTGCTAGATGGGCATGGTTACACAGCATGTTGCTATGCCGCGGTATCGGGCTTGGTAGACATTGCTGATTTAATGATAAGGAAGAATCCAACTCTTGCCTCTGCACGCGACCGGGAAAATAAGACACCCCTATACAAGGCAGCTTTGCGTGGAAACGCGAAGATGGTttcgtattttttaaaatcagcTCAAGTTGAAGATTTGTCGATACAAGAATGGTTTGATCTTTTGCTGGTGACTATACGCCGGGAAATGTATG ACGTGGCTTTAGAAATATTGGGGAGTAAAGAACGAGTCGCTACAATGAGGAACGACGAAGGCACAGCTTTACATCTGTTGGCTAGACAACGTTTCTTCCTGAATA GAAAGCAGAGGAACAATGGAGCTATGCGACAAGATATGCAGATATTGGCTAAGAAGCTGTGGGAATATATTCAAAAATTGGGAAACGCAAGCGCAGTTGAGCTAATGAAAAATCCTCCGATTCTTCACGATGCAGCGCAACTAGGGAACGTCGAGCTTATTACTATGCTTACTCAAACTTATCCTCATCTCATATGGCACACTGATGCCAATGGATATACTATTTTTCATATTGCTGTTAAATGTCGACACGAGATGTTGTTTGATCTGATTAATGAGATAGGAGTTAGGAAGGATTCGATCGCGATGTCACAAGATGAAAATGGTGACAACATTTTGCATTTAGCAACGGAATCAGCTCCTACAGATAGAAGGCTCGGAGCAATGCCAGGTTTTGAAATGCTCATGGAAATGTTGTGGTTTGAG AGGGTGAAGGCGGCGGTGCCGCCATCGAGTTTGGAGATGAGAAATAAAGACGGGCACACCCCAAGAGAGCTATTCTCCAAGAGGCATCATAGCTTGTTGAACAAGAGCAAAACATGGATCAAAAACACCGCGGATTCTTGCATGCTCATCTCGACTTTGATTTTCACGGTGGCGTTCGCGTCGGCCTTCTCCGTACCGGGAGGATACGATCAAGAAACGGGAATTCCTGTGCTCGTCAAGACCAAGTGGTTTAGCAGCTTCGTTATATTCGAGGCGTTGGCGATGCTGTCCTCAGCGTGTTCTATCATTTTCTTCCTGCGCATCATGATGTCGAGTTTCGAGGAAGTGGACTTCATGCATCTGGTGCCGAACGTGTTTGCGGTGGCGCTGATCGCGCTCTCCTTCTCTGTGTTTGGGGCGGTCTCAGCTTTCATGTCAGCTTATTTTCTGGTGTACGTGGAGGAAAAGGGAGCGCTTGTTAAATCCGTGATTATATTTGTGTATGTTGTGCTTGTTTCTTTAGTTTTCCTCCAAAACATTTTCTTTGTGGTTCGCCTTCCCAAGCGTATGTTCATGAAGCCGACTCGTCACGCTCTGTTCAAGCCAAGTGTTGGGCAGAATAGACGACGATTTAATTAA
- the LOC131009903 gene encoding ankyrin repeat-containing protein At5g02620-like, giving the protein MLELCDANGYTACCYAAMAGNLELLRIMMEANPFIANVRNGYGTTAFELAISYGNAQILAYFLKEIEIKDVALMILENKGNLAIKQDDDNRTALHVLAQLDISSGEDGKGQFCVGVLAKKLWDNIQNSGTKTVVELMKNPPILHDAAKVGNLDIIEMITFDYPHLLSHVDPHGYSIFHILVMHRIPSTLKLISKVRNVKKFDALVQDKDGNNLLHSTGTSIHPGHLEIVLEPDVQMQRALAWFKAVEEIVPPFYREMRNIKGYTPEELFWKEHAELLATSQAFMKSTAESCMLVSTIVLTLVFAAAFAPPGGFDQVTGIPILLKKKWFAAFIIFQVFSSTMSIIGFWSIISSNYVYKKNRQISTLPYYLRLLICVLLLSVLFVISAFLSAFFLVFVHERKALVVSFMVPLYLVLVVGISYKVLRKNKQHYSRIEGKINKGQ; this is encoded by the exons ATGTTAGAGTTGTGCGATGCTAATGGCTACACAGCATGTTGCTATGCTGCAATGGCTGGTAATCTTGAACTGCTTCGTATAATGATGGAGGCCAATCCATTCATTGCCAATGTACGGAATGGGTATGGGACGACGGCGTTTGAGCTTGCAATTTCCTATGGAAACGCACAAATACTTGCGTATTTTCTAAAGGAAATTGAGATAAAAG ATGTGGCTTTGATGATACTGGAAAACAAAGGAAATCTGGCGATAAAGCAGGATGATGATAATCGTACAGCTTTGCATGTGTTGGCTCAGCTGGATATCTCATCAG GAGAAGATGGAAAAGGGCAATTTTGTGTTGGGGTATTGGCTAAGAAGCTATGGGATAATATTCAGAATTCGGGAACGAAAACAGTGGTGGAGCTGATGAAAAATCCTCCGATCCTACATGATGCAGCGAAAGTGGGTAACCTGGATATTATAGAGATGATTACATTTGATTACCCTCATCTTTTATCACACGTCGACCCACACGGATACTCTATTTTTCACATCCTTGTTATGCATCGAATTCCGAGCACCCTCAAGCTCATCAGTAAAGTAAGAAATGTCAAGAAATTCGATGCACTGGTACAAGACAAAGATGGTAATAATCTTCTGCATTCGACTGGGACATCCATACATCCGGGTCATCTCGAGATTGTACTCGAGCCAGATGTTCAAATGCAGAGAGCCCTCGCCTGGTTCAAG GCCGTAGAGGAAATTGTACCACCCTTTTATCGAGAGATGAGAAACATAAAAGGGTATACACCTGAAGAACTATTCTGGAAGGAGCACGCCGAACTGTTAGCAACAAGCCAAGCATTTATGAAGAGCACAGCAGAATCTTGCATGCTAGTCTCCACCATTGTTCTGACATTGGTGTTTGCTGCTGCGTTTGCTCCCCCAGGTGGATTTGATCAAGTAACAGGGATTCCTATACTCTTAAAGAAGAAATGGTTCGCAGCTTTCATCATATTCCAAGTGTTTAGCTCGACCATGAGCATCATAGGTTTTTGGTCCATCATTTCATCCAACTACGTATACAAAAAAAACCGTCAGATATCCACGCTGCCGTATTACTTGAGGCTTTTGATATGTGTTCTCTTGCTGTCTGTGTTGTTCGTCATCTCTGCTTTCTTGTCGGCCTTCTTTCTGGTGTTCGTTCATGAGAGGAAAGCACTTGTCGTATCCTTTATGGTTCCGCTTTACTTGGTGCTTGTGGTCGGAATTTCCTATAAGGTGTTGCGGAAGAACAAGCAGCATTATTCCCGGATTGAGGGAAAGATCAACAAAGGACAGTAG